Genomic window (Propionibacteriaceae bacterium ZF39):
GGCGGGGCGCGCCGCGCTTGATGCGGCGCCGGCGGCGCTTCTTGGGGTTGTCCAGGTCGCGGGGCAGCTCGGAGGCCGGCACGGTGCGGCCGAACAGGTCGGTCTTGATCACTCCGGCGCACGACAGCACGAACGCCCAGAGGAGCGCCAGGAACAGGACCTTGAGGAGCGTGACCGCGATCGCCGACATCAGCTGCGCCCCGCGGGGGCATGCACCAGCATGCGGGTCGAACCGATCTCGATGCGCGTCCCCTCGTGCAGGACCGCCTGACGCACCTTCTTGCCGTCGACGGTGATGCCGTTGGTCGAACCGAGGTCGACGATCTCGTAATCGAGATCGAACCCGAGGCCGGTGACCTTGATCTCGGCATGGCGGCGCGAGATGCCAGGGTCGTTGATGCGGAGGTCGGCGTCGGTGCCGCGCCCGATGACGAGGCCCGGGGGCACGAGGGGATGGCGTACGCCATTGACCTCGATCACCATGCGCGACCGCGACTGGCTCACCGGGGCCTTGTCGCCGTCGACCCGGGCCACGGCCTGGGACTCAACGGTGAAGCGGCCGGTCGGGAGCTCGGGCACCAGCTCGAAGTGGAGCATGATCGGGCCGTTGAAGACATAGCCCATGCTCTCGGCGTGGGAGCGCAGCTCGGGCACGATCTCGCCCGTGAGCTTCTTGCCATAGGGGGTGAGTCGGTCATAGTCGTGCTGGGACAGGCCCACGATGAACTCGTTGGGGACCAGCTTGCGATCGCGCGACAGCAGCTTGGCCTCGGCATCCAGCTCTTTCTGGAGGCGGGCGGCGATCTCGACGGGCTGCACATCGCCCTTGAAGGCGCGCGCGAAAACGCCATTGACGGCGCCTTCGATGCCCTTCTCCAGACGGTCCAGGAAACCCACGTCATCCACCTCTGTCTCTGCTGCTTCGGGCGCACACGGACATGCGGGCCCGGTGCGACAGCCTAAATCCTATTGTCGGGGCAACAAACCCCGATGGACGTCTTTCGGCACCCGGGCGGGTCGTGACCATCCCGTGGTCGGAGGCAACGAAGCCTGCAGTCATAAAGGATTTGGAGGTTCCCGCGACCCGTGTGCTAAGGTTCCCTGGCTGTCGAACAAAGAGATCGAATCGTTCGACGAGCGCGAGTGGCGGAACGGCAGACGCGCTGGCTTCAGGTGCCAGTGTCCCTTGGGACGTGGAGGTTCAAATCCTCTCTCGCGCACAACAACAACAACGAAACGAAAAGCCCCCGGGATGATCCCGGGGGCTTTTGCGTTGGTGCTGGACCGATCAGGCCTTGTCGGTCTTGTTGGTGGTGCGCGACGCCGCAGCGCGGGTGCGGGCACCGGTCTCGCGAGCTTCCTCACGAGCCTCGTCGCCGGCCTCGGCAGCCTGGTCGGCGGCCTTCTCGGTCTGGTCGGCAACCTGGCGGCTGGCCTTCACCGTCTGCTCAGCAGCGGTGTCGACGTTCTTCTCGAACTGCTGCGCAGTCCGGTCGGCCACGGTGCGGCCGGCCTCTTCGAGCTGGCTCGCGGAGCGGGCCATGGCCTCCTGCGTGCGCTCCGCAACCTGCTCGGAGCGGACACGGGCTTCCTCGAACTGCTCCAGGGCGCGCCCACCGGCGGCCTCGGCCTGACGCTGCAGGACGTTGAGGTATTCGAGGTTCGCCTCGGCGACGCGCTTGAACACGTCCCGGTTGAACTCGACAGCCTTGCTCCAGAAGTCGAAGGTCTGGTCGATGCCCTGCTGGATCCGCTCGCCGGCGGCGGCGGAATCGACGCGGAGCGTCTCGCCGTCGAAGGCGCGACGGGCCTCGTCATAGACGGACTTCATGGACTCGGCCCACTTGGCCTGGGCTTCCTTGGCGTTGGCGTAGTACTGCTCGCTCATGCTCATACGGTGGTTCCCCTCCGGTGATTTGTCGACTTTCGAACGATGTCGAGGCTACGGGTACTTCCGGCCGAAGGGGAACCCGTGTCACGGATTGGTCACGGAAAGATCATGTAGTGGCCTGCTCGGTCGGCTGGCTACGGTGAGCGGGTGCGAAGAGTTGTGGGTGCGGTCGGGGTGCTCGGGAGTGGCGTGGCCCTGGGCGTGGGTGCGGTGGCCGGATTCACGGCCTGGACCCTGAATGCGACCAGGCGGCCGTTCCCGGCGTACACCTTCACGCCCTTCGAGATCGGCGTACCCGCCGAGGAGTTGTCGTTCGTCGCTGACGATGGCGTACGACTGGCCGGTTGGTGGTTCGATCAGCCGGGGGTCGACACCGTGGTGATCTGCTGTCACGGCCATCGCGGCAACAAGGCCGACATGCTCGGGATCGGGCCGGGGCTCTGGCGGTCGGGACACAACGTGATGCTGTTCGACTTCCGGGGCAACGGCGACTCCGAGGACGGGCCGCAATCACTGGCCCACCATGAACAGCGCGACCTGCGGGCGGCCGTGGCCTTGGTGGCGGAAAGAAAGCCCGGGGCACGGATCGCAGTGGTGGGATTCTCGATGGGTGCGTCGGTTGCGATTCTGGCGGCGGCGCGCGACCGGCGGATCGAGGCGCTCGTGCTGGATTCGCCCTTCTCCACGATGAGTGATGTGATCGCTGCGAGCTATCGGCGGTATCGCCTGCCGTCCGAGCCGATCCTCCCGATCGCCGACCTGGTGAACCGGTTGCGCTATGGCTATGAATTCGCGGCGGTACGCCCGATCGACGCTTTGGAGGATCTGGCGCCCCGGCCGATCCTGCTCTTGCACGGCACCGAGGACCGGGTCATCCCCTATGCCCATGCGGTCGAACTGGCCCGTGTCGCCGCGCCCGGGACGCTGGAATTGGTCACCTTCGAGGGCGTCGATCACTGTGGCGGCTACTTCGAGAACCGTCAGGGCTACATCGATCGCGTGGCGGCGTTCCTGGAGAGCGCCCTCGCCTGAGGCGAGGGCTAGCACGGCGCTGAGCTCCTTGAGCTCCGGCCGGCTCCTGAGCTTCCGTTTCGCTCTTCAGCTCCCGCTGACGTCTTGGGCTTGCGCTCTATCTCACCTAGCTTGTCTTCGCGTCTCCAGCGCCCCGTGCACCGGGGGCCGAGTCGGCGAGCGCAAGCTGGGTGGGTTTTGGCCCTGAGGCAGCGCAAGCCCAAGCGGCAACGGGACGCTGAAGATGGAAACGGACGCTGAATGACGGGTTTTCTCCCGCGATTTCACGTTTTCGGCGGGGTCGGCAGGGTTGGTACGCCGCCGCAGCGGGAGGGCAAGCTGAATGGGCAGCTCAAGGGCAGCCGAAGGGCCCCTACGCGACGGGGTCACACCACGGCTGTCCTCGTTCCCGGTGCTGAGTGATTCAGGCCGACCGTCGCCGTCCGAGCGCCAGGGTCGCGAGGACACTGGCGCGGAACTCGTCGATAGCGCGGAGTTCGTCGGTTGTCCAGCGGCCGATCCACCAATCGCATTCGCGAATGCGACCTTCACGGGACTTCTCCGCGGTGATGACATCGTCGACGCTCTGACCGGGCTTGAGCAGACGTCCAT
Coding sequences:
- a CDS encoding alpha/beta fold hydrolase translates to MRRVVGAVGVLGSGVALGVGAVAGFTAWTLNATRRPFPAYTFTPFEIGVPAEELSFVADDGVRLAGWWFDQPGVDTVVICCHGHRGNKADMLGIGPGLWRSGHNVMLFDFRGNGDSEDGPQSLAHHEQRDLRAAVALVAERKPGARIAVVGFSMGASVAILAAARDRRIEALVLDSPFSTMSDVIAASYRRYRLPSEPILPIADLVNRLRYGYEFAAVRPIDALEDLAPRPILLLHGTEDRVIPYAHAVELARVAAPGTLELVTFEGVDHCGGYFENRQGYIDRVAAFLESALA
- a CDS encoding DUF3662 and FHA domain-containing protein is translated as MGFLDRLEKGIEGAVNGVFARAFKGDVQPVEIAARLQKELDAEAKLLSRDRKLVPNEFIVGLSQHDYDRLTPYGKKLTGEIVPELRSHAESMGYVFNGPIMLHFELVPELPTGRFTVESQAVARVDGDKAPVSQSRSRMVIEVNGVRHPLVPPGLVIGRGTDADLRINDPGISRRHAEIKVTGLGFDLDYEIVDLGSTNGITVDGKKVRQAVLHEGTRIEIGSTRMLVHAPAGRS